The following coding sequences lie in one Mesorhizobium sp. NZP2298 genomic window:
- a CDS encoding helix-turn-helix domain-containing protein produces MTQLTVEQCRAARALVDWSQARLGAKAQVSEGTVRDFEKSKRVPSGDMLVAMRSALERAGVAFLGDGETIHGGPGVRLKTPTAPRSPIQDGEAGIIQNSEM; encoded by the coding sequence GTGACTCAATTGACTGTCGAGCAATGTCGGGCGGCGCGAGCTTTGGTGGACTGGTCACAAGCCAGGCTCGGCGCCAAAGCGCAGGTCAGTGAGGGAACCGTTCGGGACTTCGAGAAGAGCAAGCGCGTTCCATCCGGCGACATGCTGGTTGCGATGCGATCCGCCCTTGAGCGGGCGGGAGTTGCCTTTCTAGGTGATGGAGAGACGATCCATGGCGGACCAGGCGTTCGGCTCAAGACGCCAACGGCGCCGCGCTCGCCTATTCAGGATGGCGAAGCGGGAATTATTCAGAACAGCGAAATGTAA
- a CDS encoding GFA family protein: MSIDVVRSGGCLCGAVRFLVRGAPLRVGLCHCQDCRRTSGSAFTFFGVWPRPAYQGAGNLRAFEERSFCPECGSRVASLREEEAEIMLGNLDHAPSDVIPGYELWIGRREPWLMDLQWAEQFEHDREPRAIDAPSIEPEIPAPPQQQDS, from the coding sequence ATGAGCATCGATGTGGTGCGCAGCGGTGGCTGCCTTTGCGGTGCGGTTCGCTTTTTGGTGAGAGGCGCACCCCTGCGCGTCGGACTTTGCCATTGCCAGGATTGTCGGCGCACAAGCGGCAGTGCGTTTACCTTCTTCGGCGTTTGGCCGCGACCTGCTTATCAAGGCGCTGGAAACCTGCGGGCTTTCGAAGAACGAAGCTTTTGCCCAGAATGCGGATCGCGCGTTGCCTCGCTGCGGGAGGAAGAGGCCGAGATCATGCTCGGGAACCTCGATCATGCCCCCAGCGATGTCATACCCGGCTATGAACTTTGGATCGGCCGTCGCGAACCGTGGCTGATGGATTTGCAGTGGGCTGAGCAGTTTGAGCATGACCGAGAGCCGCGTGCTATCGACGCGCCATCGATTGAGCCTGAAATCCCAGCCCCACCTCAGCAGCAGGACAGTTGA
- a CDS encoding M20/M25/M40 family metallo-hydrolase, translating to MTGDMMGNATASNLFGRARRWAIALTQQKSVTGTDGEMSFGLWFANMLGAETVFRDAKIWTIEIEPGDGRHCVAMLVRGAGRGTIVLTGHYDTVSTHDYGQLEDLATEPEQLTLALAKSLHMAETSAAQLAKTDLASGEFLAGRGLLDMKAGLAAGLAVCAEFADRVGPIGNLLFIAVPDEENNSAGARKAVQVLPEIAREHDLDIGAAVNLDAIADDGDGRKGRVIALGTVGKLLPTVFVAGVPVHSGFPLNGLNAGAIAAAIAARIEWAPELTDGSQALPGTPPSLLSIRDGKAGYDVTTPATAFATFNVLSYRRAPDEVLERFDRLCLDAERDYRAQLTRRIGSRRSDFIESIPLYRYEAVLGRLEAEAISKLDALSASLATGLLSLPEQCRIVTEEAWKLSQLSGPAIITGFGSTPYLATSLSDMPIAARLRAVASDIAAGSSARYGSAISCAEYFAGISDMSFFGEAASSGFDVVGRNTPMWRDGVRWPKTNGLANIPTINIGPWGRDYHTPLERLHTGYAFDVLPRILRDVCEALLNSTIR from the coding sequence TTGACCGGGGACATGATGGGCAACGCGACAGCAAGCAATCTGTTTGGACGCGCCAGGCGTTGGGCTATCGCCTTAACGCAGCAGAAAAGCGTCACCGGAACCGATGGCGAGATGTCGTTCGGTTTGTGGTTCGCCAACATGCTTGGCGCGGAGACTGTGTTTCGAGACGCAAAAATCTGGACGATCGAGATCGAACCTGGGGACGGCCGCCACTGCGTGGCCATGCTGGTCCGGGGTGCTGGGCGCGGCACCATTGTCCTGACAGGGCACTACGACACGGTCTCGACCCATGACTATGGACAATTGGAAGACCTGGCGACCGAACCTGAACAGCTCACCCTTGCCCTGGCAAAGAGCTTGCACATGGCCGAGACGTCAGCCGCCCAACTGGCGAAAACGGATCTCGCTTCAGGAGAATTTCTTGCCGGGCGTGGCCTCCTGGACATGAAGGCTGGCCTTGCCGCTGGATTGGCCGTCTGCGCGGAATTCGCCGACCGTGTTGGGCCTATCGGCAACTTGCTCTTCATCGCCGTGCCCGACGAAGAGAACAATTCCGCAGGCGCGCGCAAGGCTGTTCAGGTGCTCCCCGAAATAGCCAGGGAGCATGACCTCGATATTGGGGCCGCCGTCAACCTGGACGCCATCGCCGACGATGGCGACGGCAGAAAGGGTCGCGTCATCGCATTGGGAACAGTCGGCAAATTGCTGCCCACCGTTTTCGTGGCAGGCGTTCCCGTCCATAGCGGCTTTCCCTTGAATGGGCTCAATGCGGGCGCGATCGCTGCCGCCATCGCAGCGCGCATTGAATGGGCCCCGGAGCTTACCGACGGCTCCCAGGCGCTGCCGGGAACCCCGCCAAGCCTTCTCAGTATCCGCGATGGCAAGGCCGGCTATGACGTGACGACGCCTGCGACAGCCTTTGCCACGTTCAACGTGCTGAGCTATCGGCGAGCGCCAGACGAGGTGCTGGAGCGTTTCGACAGGCTATGCCTCGATGCCGAGAGAGACTATCGGGCGCAGCTCACTCGGCGGATCGGTTCGAGGCGCAGCGATTTCATCGAGAGCATCCCCCTGTATCGATACGAAGCCGTGCTGGGCCGCCTCGAGGCGGAAGCGATATCGAAGCTTGACGCGCTCAGCGCTTCCCTCGCCACTGGCTTGCTTTCTTTGCCCGAACAATGCCGGATCGTGACCGAGGAAGCCTGGAAGCTGAGCCAGCTATCAGGCCCGGCAATCATCACGGGGTTTGGCTCGACCCCTTATCTGGCCACGAGCCTTTCAGACATGCCAATAGCAGCGAGACTAAGGGCAGTCGCCTCCGACATAGCAGCTGGATCGAGCGCTCGTTACGGCAGCGCTATCAGTTGCGCGGAGTACTTCGCCGGCATTTCGGACATGAGTTTCTTTGGCGAGGCCGCCTCGTCGGGTTTCGATGTGGTCGGCAGGAACACGCCAATGTGGAGAGACGGGGTTCGATGGCCGAAGACAAATGGGTTAGCCAATATACCGACCATCAACATCGGTCCATGGGGCCGAGACTACCACACGCCGCTGGAACGTTTGCACACAGGCTATGCGTTCGATGTCCTGCCACGGATCCTCCGGGATGTCTGCGAGGCACTTCTCAATTCCACTATCCGGTGA
- a CDS encoding ATP-dependent DNA ligase: protein MNSNTERLSFAIPVVTEPMEAKTANALPSDRGKWQYERKWDGFRCLAFKAGNEVDLRAKSGKPLGRYFPEVVSMLRELKAKDFVVDGEIVIDMDGSLSFAALQMRLHPAESRIRKLSVETPAKLILFDMLASPDASLMRQPLSARREALDAFVKSAGHPDLELSPCTRDLTTATEWLGESGHGSTDGVVAKLVDDEYRPGERAMVKVKRLRTADCVVGGFRYLANTREVGSLLLGLYNDQGKLDHVGFTSTIAQEDRSELTRQLEALRAPPGFTGKAPGGPSRWSTERSGEWEPLKPELVVEIQFDHVTGDRFRHGTKFMRWRPDKAPKQCTFAQMLKT from the coding sequence ATGAATTCGAACACAGAAAGGCTATCTTTCGCCATTCCAGTGGTGACGGAGCCGATGGAGGCGAAGACCGCGAACGCGTTGCCGAGTGATAGAGGCAAATGGCAGTACGAACGCAAATGGGATGGCTTTCGCTGCTTGGCCTTCAAAGCCGGTAATGAGGTGGACTTGCGGGCAAAATCGGGCAAGCCACTCGGCAGATACTTCCCGGAAGTCGTTTCGATGTTGCGTGAGCTGAAGGCCAAAGACTTCGTGGTCGACGGTGAGATCGTCATCGACATGGACGGCTCGCTCTCTTTTGCCGCGCTGCAAATGCGCTTGCATCCAGCGGAAAGCAGGATTCGGAAACTGTCTGTCGAAACGCCGGCCAAGCTGATCCTTTTCGATATGCTGGCAAGTCCGGATGCCAGCCTGATGCGACAACCGCTGTCTGCACGGCGCGAGGCGTTGGATGCGTTTGTTAAGTCAGCGGGACATCCCGATCTCGAATTGTCGCCTTGTACTCGGGATTTGACAACGGCAACGGAATGGCTTGGCGAATCTGGTCACGGTTCAACAGACGGCGTAGTCGCCAAGCTTGTCGATGACGAATATCGGCCCGGCGAGCGCGCCATGGTCAAGGTCAAGCGGCTGCGCACAGCCGATTGTGTGGTCGGTGGCTTCCGCTACTTGGCGAACACGCGCGAGGTCGGGTCGTTGTTGCTTGGGCTCTACAACGACCAGGGCAAGCTCGACCATGTGGGATTTACGTCGACGATCGCGCAGGAGGATCGATCAGAGCTGACCCGGCAACTCGAAGCTTTGCGCGCGCCTCCGGGCTTTACCGGCAAAGCGCCGGGAGGACCAAGCCGTTGGAGCACCGAGAGGAGCGGGGAGTGGGAGCCATTGAAGCCCGAACTGGTGGTGGAAATCCAGTTCGACCATGTCACCGGCGATCGCTTCCGACACGGTACCAAGTTCATGCGGTGGCGCCCTGACAAGGCTCCGAAACAGTGCACGTTCGCGCAGATGCTGAAAACATGA
- a CDS encoding YciE/YciF ferroxidase family protein: MAPTKKASAGTKGLEDLFLDGLKDIYYAEKKILKALPKMAKGAEDAEVSSAFEKHLVETEGQVERLEQVFDILGVAARGKTCPAIDGIIEEGSEILQEYKGSTSIDAGLVAAAQAVEHYEIARYGTLIAWATSLGKNDIVELLNATLEEEKATDDALTSLGESGVNDRAAEQQQAA; encoded by the coding sequence ATGGCACCCACGAAGAAAGCCAGTGCCGGCACCAAGGGCCTCGAGGATCTGTTCCTCGACGGTCTCAAGGACATTTACTACGCCGAAAAGAAAATTCTCAAAGCCCTGCCGAAGATGGCCAAGGGTGCGGAGGACGCCGAGGTGTCCTCCGCCTTCGAAAAACATCTTGTCGAGACCGAGGGCCAGGTCGAGCGGCTTGAGCAGGTGTTCGATATCCTTGGCGTTGCCGCGCGCGGCAAGACCTGTCCTGCCATCGACGGCATCATCGAGGAGGGATCCGAGATCCTCCAGGAATACAAGGGCTCGACCTCGATCGACGCCGGCCTTGTCGCCGCCGCGCAGGCAGTCGAGCACTATGAGATCGCGCGCTATGGCACGCTGATCGCTTGGGCCACATCGCTTGGCAAGAATGACATCGTCGAGCTGCTGAACGCAACACTTGAAGAGGAGAAGGCCACCGATGACGCCCTGACCTCTCTGGGTGAGTCGGGCGTGAACGACAGAGCAGCCGAGCAGCAACAAGCGGCCTGA
- a CDS encoding cysteine hydrolase family protein, translating into MAQRRCDTVIVTGGETDMCVLSTVLGAADYGLRTIVVQDAVCSASDQAHDAMIGLFSNRYGQHIETATTEQLVDRWTSGVLRAR; encoded by the coding sequence CTGGCGCAGCGGCGCTGTGACACCGTTATCGTCACCGGCGGCGAAACAGATATGTGCGTGCTTTCGACCGTGTTGGGCGCGGCGGACTATGGCTTGCGTACCATTGTGGTCCAGGATGCGGTCTGCAGCGCCTCTGATCAGGCCCATGATGCCATGATCGGGCTCTTCAGCAATCGATACGGGCAGCATATTGAGACAGCTACCACCGAGCAGCTTGTAGACCGTTGGACAAGCGGTGTCCTACGTGCACGGTAA